A DNA window from Arachis duranensis cultivar V14167 chromosome 3, aradu.V14167.gnm2.J7QH, whole genome shotgun sequence contains the following coding sequences:
- the LOC107478061 gene encoding uncharacterized protein LOC107478061, with the protein MAGPILLRSLWSSTRKSASSFNCSSSPSFSSSRSFLYRFNHFSRAFSAAAPASSATTSASIPGGALDPSRLRNVAVIAHVDHGKTTLMDRLLRQCGADIPHERAMDSITLERERGITIASKVTSISWKENELNMVDTPGHADFGGEVERVVGMVEGAVLVVDAGEGPLAQTKFVLAKALKYGLRPILLLNKVDRPAVTEEMCDEVESLVFDLFANLGATEEQLDFPVLYASAKEGWASTTFTKDPPDEAKNMSQLLDAIVSHVPPPNANIDAPFQMLVSMMEKDFYLGRILTGRVYTGVVRVGDRIHGLRNKDSVAEKIEDGKVVKLMKKKGTNMVLTECAGAGDIISIAGLASPSIGHTVATAEVMSVLPTVELDPPTISMTFGVNDSPLAGRDGTHLTGGRIGDRLMAEAETNLAINVLPGLSESFEVQGRGELQLGILIENMRREGFELSVSPPKVMYKSENGQKLEPIEEVTIEVNDEHVGLVMEGLSHRRGEVTDMGPVSGAVGRTRLTLTCPSRGLVGYRSVFSSDTRGTGFMHRAFLSYEKFRGPLGNVRKGVLVSMGFGTITAHALMSLEARGILFVTPGMETYDGMIVGEHSRDTDLDINPVRAKELTNIRAATKDENVKLSPPRLMTLEEAIGYVASDELIEVTPKAIRLRKKYLDVNKRKAMSKKPKE; encoded by the exons ATGGCAGGTCCTATCCTTCTTCGTTCTCTCTGGTCCTCCACAAGAAAATCCGCATCTTCTTTCAACTGttcctcttctccttccttttcttcttctagaTCCTTCCTCTACCGATTCAATCACTTCTCACGCGCCTTCTCTGCCGCCGCACCTGCCTCTTCCGCCACCACATCTGCATCTATCCCCGGCGGCGCACTTGACCCCAGCCGCCTCCGCAACGTCGCCGTCATTGCGCACGTCGACCATGGCAAGACTACGCTCATGGATCGCCTTCTCCGCCAGTGCGGCGCCGATATCCCCCACGAGCGCGCCATGGATTCCATCACGCTTGAGCGCGAGCGTGGAATCACTATCGCTTCCAAG gtTACGTCCATTTCGTGGAAGGAGAATGAACTGAACATGGTTGATACTCCAGGACATGCTGATTTTGGTGGCGAA GTTGAACGTGTTGTTGGTATGGTTGAAGGGGCTGTTTTGGTTGTTGATGCTGGTGAAGGTCCACTTGCTCAAACAAAATTCGTTCTTGCAAAAGCCTTAAAGTATGGTTTGCGACCTATTCTTCTGCTAAACAAAGTAGACCGCCCTGCAG TTACTGAGGAGATGTGCGATGAAGTTGAGAGCCTGGTGTTTGATCTATTTGCCAACTTGGGTGCTACAG aGGAGCAACTAGACTTTCCAGTTCTTTATGCTTCTGCTAAAGAAGGATGGGCATCTACCACGTTTACCAAGGATCCTCCTGATGAGGCAAAAAATATGTCACAATTGCTTGATGCCATTGTTTCACATGTCCCACCACCAAATGCAAACATTGATGCACCTTTCCAGATGCTG GTTTCAATGATGGAAAAGGACTTCTATCTTGGTCGAATTTTAACTGGACGCGTATATACTGGGGTTGTTCGTGTTGGTGACAGGATTCATGGATTACGTAATAAGGACTCTGTTGCTGAAAAGATTGAAGATGGAAAG GTGGTGAAACTGATGAAAAAGAAGGGTACAAACATGGTTCTAACAGAATGTGCTGGAGCTGGTGATATAATTTCAATAGCTGGCTTGGCAAGTCCATCAATAGGCCACACAGTGGCAACAGCAgag GTTATGTCTGTATTACCCACAGTTGAATTGGATCCTCCTACAATTTCCATGACTTTTGGTGTAAATGACTCCCCATTGGCCGGTCGAGATGGTACTCAT TTGACTGGAGGAAGAATTGGTGACCGACTGATGGCTGAAGCTGAAACCAACCTTGCCATAAATGTGCTTCCTGGCTTATCAGAATCATTTGAGGTTCAGGGAAGAGGAGAGCTACAGCTGG GTATCCTAATTGAGAACATGAGACGCGAGGGATTTGAATTATCTGTGTCTCCACCTAAAGTCAT GTATAAAAGTGAAAATGGTCAGAAACTTGAGCCAATAGAAGAAGTCACAATTGAG GTAAATGATGAGCATGTTGGATTGGTAATGGAAGGCTTGTCTCACAGGCGAGGCGAGGTCACAGACATGGGTCCTGTGTCAGGAGCTGTTGGTCGGACTAGACTGACTTTGACTTGTCCATCAAG GGGCTTGGTTGGTTACAGGAGTGTGTTCAGTAGTGACACTCGTGGAACTGGATTCATGCATCGAGCTTTCCTTT CATATGAAAAATTTCGAGGACCTCTTGGCAATGTTAGAAAAGGAGTACTG GTCTCAATGGGTTTTGGTACAATCACAGCTCATGCATTGATGAGCTTAGAAGCACGTGGGATTCTTTTTGTAACTCCTGGAATGGAG ACATATGATGGGATGATTGTGGGAGAACATTCACGAGACACAGATCTTGAT ATCAATCCGGTGAGAGCTAAAGAGCTTACAAATATTCGTGCTGCTACCAAGGATGAGAATGTGAAGCTGTCTCCCCCACGTCTC ATGACACTTGAAGAAGCTATAGGTTATGTGGCTTCAGATGAGCTTATTGAG GTTACCCCAAAGGCCATCCGTTTACGGAAGAAATATCTTGACGTTAACAAGCGTAAGGCCATGAGCAAAAAGCCAAAGGAATGA